GCTCGTCCAGGAAGAGCACCTTGGGCCGGTGGATCACGCCGAGGGCGATGTCCACCCGTCGGCGCTGGCCCCCGGAGTAGGTGCGGCAGTTGCGGTCGGCGTACTCGGTGAGGTCGAAGGCGTCCAGGGCGGCGACCGCCCGGCTCTGCGCCTCGGCCTTGCCGATGCCGTGCATCCGGGCCTGCATCACCAGTTCCTCGCGGGCCGTCACGTCGTCCCAGGTGCCGCCGCCCTGGGCGATGTAGCCGATGCTGCGGCGGACTCGGGCCTGCTGGGTGCGCAGGTCGGCGCCGGCGATGACGGCGTCGCCGGCGTCCGGGCGCAGCAGGGTGGCGAGCATCCGCAGGGTGGTGGTCTTGCCCGCGCCGTTGGGGCCGAGGAAGCCGAAGATCTCGCCTTCGGCGACGGTGAGGTCCAGGCCCGCCACCGCCTCCACGCCGGTGCTCCTGCGGCGCCGTCCGGTCGGGAAGGACTTCCGGAGTCCGCTGGTCTCGATCATCGGGATGTCCTTGTCAGGTGGCGGGGAGCGGTGCGGGGACGGGAGGCGCGGGCCGGGGCCGGTGCGGCCGTCACCGGACGGAGCGGGCGAAGAGGCGGGCCGACCAGGTGAGCGCCAGCACCGCCAGGACGGCCATCAGCCCGATGCTCTGCCAGACCGCGGGGTCGCCCATGTGGCCGGCGAACAGCGAGCGCATCCCGACCACCGCCCAGCTGAACGGGTTCCAGTCGGAGACCCGGCGCAGCCACAGCGGCGCCAGCGCCAGCGGCAGCAGCGTCCCCGACAGCAGCATCAGCGGCTGCGCGAGGTTGTTGACCAGCTGGCCCAGCACGTCCGGGCTGCTCACCTTGAGGGCGATGCCGTAGGAGATCGAGGCGCTGCTCAGGGTGATGAGCGCCAGCAGCAGGTAGGCGAGCAGGAGCTCCGGGACCCGGACGAAGAGCCCGAGGGGCATGGACAGCACGATGATGATGCCGGCCTGGATGACCAGCGTGACCACGTCCCGCAGGGCCCGGCCGAGCAGCAGCGCCACCCGGCTGACCGGGGTGACCCGGGCCCGTTCGATGACGCCCGAGCCCAGCTCGGCGAGCAGGCCGAAGCCCACGTAGAGGCCGCCGCCGAGGGCGAGGGCGACCAGCATGCCGGGTACGTAGATCCGGTAGGCGTCGGTCATCGAGCCGGCGCCCATGGAGGCGAGCGCGGGCTTGAGCAGCGGCGCGAACAGGGCCATGTAGACGGCCGGCTGAGCCACCCCCAGGACGATCGAGAGCGGGGACCTCACCATCAGCAGCATGTGCCGCTGGAACACCAGCCAGGTGTCGCGGAGCGTCTTCACGTCTGTGCGCTTCCCGTTCTTTCGGTGGTCGAAGTGGCCTGGACGGCCGGGGTGTTCGGGGCTATCGGGGCTATCGGGGTGACGGGCCGGTGCGGGGTGCCCGCACCGGCCCGGGGCCGGACGAGCCGCGCCCGCCGGCCCCGCCGAGCAGGGCCTCCAGGTGGTCGGCGGCGGCCGCCGCGCCCCGGCCGCGGCGAAGGACTCGCCCACCCGCCGCGCCGCGGCGCGGTAGGACGGGTCGTCCAGGACGGCCAGCAGTTCCTCGCGCAGCGGCTGCGGCCGGACGCCGGCGAACCGGACCCGGCGGCCGGCGCCGGCCGCCACCACCTGGGCGGCGTTGATGGGCTGGTCCCCCTTGATCGGGGCCACCACCAGCGGCACCCCGTGGGCCAGCGCCTCGCAGACGGTGTTCAGCCCGCCGTGGCTGACCACCGCGTCCAGCCGGGGCATCAGCTCCAGCACCGGCACCCGGGGGCGGACCAGGACGTGCGGGGGCGGGTCGGTGACGGTCCCGTCCGGCGCGGCCACGATCGCCTGGACGCGGTCGCCGAGCGGCCGCAGCGCCTCGACGACCCGGGCGTGGAACTCCCGGGCGAGGTCCAGGGACAGAGTGCCCACGGTGACCAGCACCAGGCGCCGGGCGGGGTCCGGCCAGTCCCACGGGAACGCCGGGTCCGGCGCCCGCGGTGCCAGCGCGGGGCCGACCAGGACGGCGTTCCCGGGCCACTCCAGCGGGCCGGTCAGCGCCTCGCCGGTGAAGCCGACCAGCAGGTGCGGGGAGAAGCGCAGGTCGTGCGGCGGCTCGCCGGGGAGACCGGCATCGGTCCAGACGGCTGCCATCCGCCGGTGGATCCACTCCTCCACCCGGGGCGCGGCCGTCCGGTACGGGCGGGTGAGCTCCATGGTGGTCGGTGCCAGCGAGGCCCAGGGCAGGGCGGCCCGGTGGGCGGCGACCGCCCCGGCGACCGCGTGCTGGTCCACGGCCAGCACGTCGGGGCGGAAGGCCGCGACGGCCCGCTCGATGCCCGGCAGCGTGTGCTTCGCGTGCGGCACGATGTAGCCGTCCCAGCGCGACTTCGCGGCGGCCATGCCCCGGTCCGCCTGGCCGCGGTGGGCCCGCAGCGGGATCGGGGCGATCGCGGCGTCGGGGCCGAGCAGCGGCCGCAGGAACGCCTCCGAGCCGGCCCACAGCACCTCGTGCCCGCGCCCGACGAGCTCCCGGGAGACGGCCGCCATCGGGTTCACGTGGCCGGTGAGCGGCAGCGAGACGAACAGGTAACGACCCATCAGGAACCCTCCCGGGGAAGGTCGTTGGACTCGGCCGGTCCGGTGCCCGCGTCCCGCCCGGCGGCGATCAGGTCGGCCACGTCCCCGACCGTCAGGGCGATGATCCGGTCGAGGTCGAGGCCGGCCACGTGCTCGACCAGGTCCAGGTGGTCCCCGTAGTCGCGCCGCAGGGCCAGGCTCCAGGCCGCCAGCTCGTGGCTCTCCAGGAGCAGTTCCCCGTCGAGGCGGGTCTCCGGGCGGACGGCGTCCGCCCAGGCCCGGTCCTCGTCGAGGATCTCCCGCAGGAGGTCCGCGATCCGGCGGACCAGCTCCGCTCGGGCCGGTTCCGCCCGGGTCGGCTCCGTCCGGGCCGGTTCTGTCCGGGTCGGTTCCGTCCGGGTCGGCTCCGCCCGGGCCGGTTCCGTGCTCACGGGGCCAGGCCGGACGGCGGGGCCTGCGGGGAGTCCTGCCGGGGCTTGGTGGCCCGCAGCGCGCCGTAGGTGATGACGCCGGTGTCGAAGCCCTTCTTCATCAACGGGCCCGCGTGGAAGAAGCCGAGGACGTCCACGCCGCGTCGGCGGGCCAGGTCGCGCATCACCTTCGGGCCGCGTTCGAACTGCTGGATCTGCGCGAAGCCCGGGTCCCAGGAGTTGGCGACGGCGCCGCTCCAGTCCACCGTGGCGACCTCGGTGAAGCCAGCCGCGGCGGCCAGCCGCTCGTGCTCCTCCAGGGACGAGAAGTCGGGCATCACCTGGTGGACCAGGATCTGCCGGACGAGCTCGCGCTCCTCGTCGTCGAGTGCGCCGTCGCGGACCGCCCAGGTGGCGACGGCGAGCGTCCCGCCCGGGGCGAGCAGCCGCATCGCCTCGGCGAAGAAGGCCTCCCGGTCGGCGATGTGCATCAGGCTCTCCAGGGCCCAGACCACGCCGAAGGACCCGTCCGGGTAGCCGTTGGCGAGCGCGTCCCGCTGATGGAAGCGGGCCCGCCCGGCGACGCCGGCGGCCCGGGCCTTCTCGTTGGCGCGGGCGGCCTGCCGGGCGCTGAGGGTGATCCCCTCGACGGTGCAGCCCAGTGCCCCGGCCAGGTGCATCGCGGGGCCGCCGATGCCGCAGCCGACGTCGAGCACCCGCGATCCGGCGGGCACGCCGGTGTAGTCGACCAGTTCGTGGACCAGCCGGTCGGTGGCCGCGTGCCGGTCCGCGCCCTCCAGGCCGGGGGCCTCCCCGGGATCCCAGAAGCCGTGGTGGACGTGTTCGCCCCACAGGTCCTCGTAGAGGTCGAGGGTGATGTCGTAGTAGCGCTCCACGGCCGAGTTCAGGCCGGTGCCGATGACTGGTTCCACGTGATGCCGATCCTCGAAAAGTTGGCATGAATGCGTTCAACAAGGCGGTGGAACAAGGCGGCGGAAAGGAAATCCACACCGCTGGATTGGTCTGATCCAATGCCGATCACACCCCCGGGGGCCGCAGTCCGGAGGTATGCGAAAAGGCTGGCCACCGTGCGGCCATGTCAAAAAAGAGTGAACCGTTCGACCCGGGCGGCGGATGCTACTGACGGGTAGTCAGGGAGCGGCAAAACCCGTTCAGAACATGGCAGTTGGCCGACCGGCGGCCACAGTAGCGGCGGAGCTCCCCCTCGTCAATGAGTCAAACAAACCCCAACCTGTCGTCACAACTTGAAGCCTCCGCGCCGTGAAATACCGGCGATGTTTCAGGACTTGACACCAGGCAATTCAGAGTTGAAAGTTCGGCGTGGGAATTCTGTCAGCTCCTTTGGTCATGTACCTGAAAGAGGTTCCGGTTCTCCATGAAGGCTGCTGCCACAGCTCCAGCGGGAGGCTTAGCCCCCCTTCCGCTCGACCCCTCCTGGGTCGACGAGGTCCTTCTCGGCGGGACCGGCTCCGAGCCCTGCCTGGTCTTCGACGAACCGGTCAGCAGGGACGAACTGCGGCGGCTGGTCGGCGCCAGGCAGGCCGCGCTCGCCGCGGCCGGTCTGCGCCGGGGCGGCTCGGTCGCCCTCTCGCTGGCCCCCTCGCTCGCCCTGGTCGCCAACCTGCTGGCGAGCTGGCGGATCGGGGCCCAGGCCGCCCTGCTCGACCACCGGCTCACCCCCTACGAGACCGACCGGGCACTCGCCCGGCTGGACCCGCAGGTGGTGGTCACCGCCGACCGGCCCGCCGCCGGGGGCCCGGCCGGTGGCTTCCACGACCAGCGGGACGTCGTCACCGCCCGCCCGGGCCGGCCGGCCCGGACCCCGCACGCGGTCGTCCAGCTCAGCTCGGGCTCGACCGGGCCGGCGAAGATCATCGGCCGCACCGCGGCCGACCTGGTCGACGAACTCGGCCGGTACGCCCGGATCGAGGGGGTGCCCCGGGCCGGCGAGCGGATCGTCTCGACGGCCTCCATGGTGCACGTGCTGGGTCTGGTCGGCGGCCTGCTGCACAGCCTGCACGCCGGCGTGCGGCTCGCGGTCCCGCGGAGGCTCACGGCGGAGGGGATCCTCGCCACCGTCGCGGCCGGCCCCGAACCGACCACCCTGCTGGGCGTGCCGTTCCACATCGAACTGCTCAGCTGGGTGGCGCGGCCCCCGCGACTGCCCCAGCTCACCGGCATGACCACCGGCGGGGAGCTGGTCCGGGCCCAGGTGCACGAGGCCTTCGTCGAACGCTACGGCGTCCGCCTCGGCAGCATGTACGGGATGACCGAGGTCGGCGTCATCGCCACCGACCTGTTCGGCGAGCACCGGCCCGAACTGACCCCGGCCCCCGGCCTCACCCTGCGGGCGGTCGACGGCGAACTGCTGATCGCCAGGGCGCAGTCGCCCTACCTCGACCACGCGGCACCGGTCGGCGACGGCGTCCCCAGCCGCTGGGCCGACGGCTGGCTGCACACCAAGGACGGCGGCACGGTCGACCCCGGCACCGGCCGGATCAGGGTGCTGGGACGACTCGACTCCCAGGTGTCCGTGGGCGGCCTGAAGGTCGACCTCACCGAGGTCGAGCACACCCTCGCCGCCCTGCCCGAGGTCTCCGAAGCCGTGGTCGTCCTCGGCGCCTCGATCGAGGCCCACGTCGTCCTGCGCCCGGGCGGCACCGTCGCCCGGATCGAGGCGCAGCTCACCGAACGGCTGGCGGCCTACAAGCGGCCCCGCCTGATCCACGTCGTCGACCGACTGCCGCGCACCGCCACCGGGAAGCTGGTCCGCGACCGGGCCGCCCTGAGCGGCGCCGGCGGGTCGCCGCAGCCCACCGCCGTCCAGGAACGGTCCGACCGAAAGGAAACCACCAGCGATGTCCACTGAGGCGATGCCCACCGAGGAGATCCGCGCGTTCGTGCTCACCTCCCTGAGCGCGATGAACTACGACATCACCGGCGTCGACGACGACACCCTGCTCGGCCCGGCCGGCGCGGACCTGGAGTCGCTCTCGCTCGCCGAGCTGGGCGTCCGGGTGGAGGAGCGCTTCGGCGTCCGGTTCGACGACGACGAGGCCGAGCAGCTGGGCACCATGACGGTCGGGGAGTTCGCCGCGGCCGTGGCCGCCCGGGTCCGGTCCGCCTCGGCCGCGGGGCGCTGAGCGTGTCGGCCGCACCCGGGCGGGACGAGGTGGTCGCGATGCTCGCCGCTTTCGGCGACCGGGCGCCGGAGGAGGTGCCGGAGGGCATCGACTCGATGGAACTGGCCTGGCTGGCCCACCAGATCGAGCAGCGCTACGACCGCCGCCTCGACGACGACACCCTGGGCCGGCTGCACACGGTGTCCGACGTGGTCGACCTGCTGGCCGGCCTCGGCGAGCTCCGGCCCGACCCGGCCTGACCTGCCCCGACCCGGGCTGCCCCGACCCGGGCGGGCCTGCCCGACCCGGCCTGACCTGACCTGACCTGCCCCGGGCGGGCCTGCCCGATCCGGCCTGACCCGGGCCGACCGTCCGGTCCGGCGGGCACACCCGTCCGCCGGCTCTCCGACCCGGCGTCGCACACTACGAGAACGAGGGAGCAAGGGTGACCGAGAACGTGCCGGCGGCCCGCCGCGGCCCCCACCCGGTGGTCGTCACCGGGGCCGCCGTGCTCAGCGCCCTCGGCCGCGGCGTCCGGCCGCTGCTGTCCGCCGTGCTCGACGGCACACCGGCCTTCGCGCCGGTGCGGCGTTTCGACGTGTCCGGCCGACAGGTCGACGCAGCCGCGACCTGCCCCGGATCCCCGGTGCTGGCCGACGAGTTGGACCGGGCCGTCGGCGAGGCCTGTGCCGAGGCCGGACTCTCCGCGGCGCAGCGGTCCGGCACCCCGCTGTACCTCGCCGTGCACGGAGATCCGGCGCTGCCCCGGGCCACCCCGGAGCGGCGCCCGGCCCACGGCGCCGACGTGTTCGCGGACGCGGTGGCCCGGCGGGCCGGACTGTCCGGCACCTCCCGCGCCTACACCTCCGCCTGCGTGGCGTCGAGCACCGCCGTCGCCGACGCCGCCGCGGCCGTCGCCCACGGGCAGGCGGACCGGATCGTGGTGGCGGCCGGATACCTGGTCGAGGCCGACCAGTTCGCCGTCTTCGACGCGGGCCGGGCCCTGGCCCGGGACGGGCGGGTCCGCCCGTTCAGCACCGGCCGCACGGGGCTGCTGCTGGGCGACGGCGTGGTCGCCGTGGTGGTCGAGGCCGCCCCGGCGGCCCGGGCCCGGCGGGCCCGGCCGCTCGCCGTACTGGCCGGCTGGGG
The window above is part of the Kitasatospora sp. NA04385 genome. Proteins encoded here:
- a CDS encoding ATP-binding cassette domain-containing protein gives rise to the protein MIETSGLRKSFPTGRRRRSTGVEAVAGLDLTVAEGEIFGFLGPNGAGKTTTLRMLATLLRPDAGDAVIAGADLRTQQARVRRSIGYIAQGGGTWDDVTAREELVMQARMHGIGKAEAQSRAVAALDAFDLTEYADRNCRTYSGGQRRRVDIALGVIHRPKVLFLDEPTSGLDPQSRSHMWDEIRRLRSEGMTVFLTTHYLDEADALCDRIAIIDGGGIVAEGTPAALKRSIAGEVVTVGVADATAAEKASGVLVGQECVRSAEVREGGGLRLSVDAGETAMPQIMRALADAGIELATIELHRPTLDDVFLTKTGRSLRES
- a CDS encoding ABC transporter permease, with the protein product MGRYLFVSLPLTGHVNPMAAVSRELVGRGHEVLWAGSEAFLRPLLGPDAAIAPIPLRAHRGQADRGMAAAKSRWDGYIVPHAKHTLPGIERAVAAFRPDVLAVDQHAVAGAVAAHRAALPWASLAPTTMELTRPYRTAAPRVEEWIHRRMAAVWTDAGLPGEPPHDLRFSPHLLVGFTGEALTGPLEWPGNAVLVGPALAPRAPDPAFPWDWPDPARRLVLVTVGTLSLDLAREFHARVVEALRPLGDRVQAIVAAPDGTVTDPPPHVLVRPRVPVLELMPRLDAVVSHGGLNTVCEALAHGVPLVVAPIKGDQPINAAQVVAAGAGRRVRFAGVRPQPLREELLAVLDDPSYRAAARRVGESFAAAGARRPPPTTWRPCSAGPAGAARPAPGRCGHPAPARHPDSPDSPEHPGRPGHFDHRKNGKRTDVKTLRDTWLVFQRHMLLMVRSPLSIVLGVAQPAVYMALFAPLLKPALASMGAGSMTDAYRIYVPGMLVALALGGGLYVGFGLLAELGSGVIERARVTPVSRVALLLGRALRDVVTLVIQAGIIIVLSMPLGLFVRVPELLLAYLLLALITLSSASISYGIALKVSSPDVLGQLVNNLAQPLMLLSGTLLPLALAPLWLRRVSDWNPFSWAVVGMRSLFAGHMGDPAVWQSIGLMAVLAVLALTWSARLFARSVR
- a CDS encoding methyltransferase domain-containing protein encodes the protein MEPVIGTGLNSAVERYYDITLDLYEDLWGEHVHHGFWDPGEAPGLEGADRHAATDRLVHELVDYTGVPAGSRVLDVGCGIGGPAMHLAGALGCTVEGITLSARQAARANEKARAAGVAGRARFHQRDALANGYPDGSFGVVWALESLMHIADREAFFAEAMRLLAPGGTLAVATWAVRDGALDDEERELVRQILVHQVMPDFSSLEEHERLAAAAGFTEVATVDWSGAVANSWDPGFAQIQQFERGPKVMRDLARRRGVDVLGFFHAGPLMKKGFDTGVITYGALRATKPRQDSPQAPPSGLAP
- a CDS encoding class I adenylate-forming enzyme family protein — encoded protein: MKAAATAPAGGLAPLPLDPSWVDEVLLGGTGSEPCLVFDEPVSRDELRRLVGARQAALAAAGLRRGGSVALSLAPSLALVANLLASWRIGAQAALLDHRLTPYETDRALARLDPQVVVTADRPAAGGPAGGFHDQRDVVTARPGRPARTPHAVVQLSSGSTGPAKIIGRTAADLVDELGRYARIEGVPRAGERIVSTASMVHVLGLVGGLLHSLHAGVRLAVPRRLTAEGILATVAAGPEPTTLLGVPFHIELLSWVARPPRLPQLTGMTTGGELVRAQVHEAFVERYGVRLGSMYGMTEVGVIATDLFGEHRPELTPAPGLTLRAVDGELLIARAQSPYLDHAAPVGDGVPSRWADGWLHTKDGGTVDPGTGRIRVLGRLDSQVSVGGLKVDLTEVEHTLAALPEVSEAVVVLGASIEAHVVLRPGGTVARIEAQLTERLAAYKRPRLIHVVDRLPRTATGKLVRDRAALSGAGGSPQPTAVQERSDRKETTSDVH
- a CDS encoding acyl carrier protein; the encoded protein is MSTEAMPTEEIRAFVLTSLSAMNYDITGVDDDTLLGPAGADLESLSLAELGVRVEERFGVRFDDDEAEQLGTMTVGEFAAAVAARVRSASAAGR
- a CDS encoding acyl carrier protein, whose amino-acid sequence is MSAAPGRDEVVAMLAAFGDRAPEEVPEGIDSMELAWLAHQIEQRYDRRLDDDTLGRLHTVSDVVDLLAGLGELRPDPA
- a CDS encoding beta-ketoacyl synthase N-terminal-like domain-containing protein; translated protein: MTENVPAARRGPHPVVVTGAAVLSALGRGVRPLLSAVLDGTPAFAPVRRFDVSGRQVDAAATCPGSPVLADELDRAVGEACAEAGLSAAQRSGTPLYLAVHGDPALPRATPERRPAHGADVFADAVARRAGLSGTSRAYTSACVASSTAVADAAAAVAHGQADRIVVAAGYLVEADQFAVFDAGRALARDGRVRPFSTGRTGLLLGDGVVAVVVEAAPAARARRARPLAVLAGWGRAGDAHHVCRPRPDGAGLARAITDALHRGGVRPERIGYVNAHGSGTPMSDTAEAAALRSALGDRASTVPVSSTKSVHGQALEAGALLELVVTIAALRAGRLPVNAGFLGPDETCPLNLVLDRAAPTAADHALSLTTAFGGANTALLVGTP